The Felis catus isolate Fca126 chromosome X, F.catus_Fca126_mat1.0, whole genome shotgun sequence genome includes a region encoding these proteins:
- the LOC111558759 gene encoding histone H2A-Bbd type 1-like yields the protein MSGRRRRRHRRRRRRPAVSRSRRAELQFPVSRVERLLREGRYAPRLSASTPVFLTAVLEYLTANILELAGKEALDSHKMRITPEHVQRALGSNQHLRGLLENTTSRRVDGRPRVRKW from the coding sequence ATGTCTGGGAGGCGCCGCCGTCGGCACCGTCGCAGACGGAGGAGGCCCGCGGTGTCCCGCTCCAGGAGAGCCGAGCTGCAATTCCCGGTCAGCCGCGTGGAGCGTCTCCTGCGAGAGGGTCGCTACGCCCCGCGCCTGAGCGCGTCCACCCCGGTCTTCCTGACCGCCGTTCTCGAGTACCTGACGGCCAACATCCTGGAGCTGGCGGGCAAGGAGGCTCTGGACAGCCACAAGATGCGCATCACCCCGGAGCACGTGCAGCGAGCCCTGGGCAGCAACCAGCACCTCAGGGGTCTCCTTGAGAACACCACCTCCCGTCGGGTGGATGGGAGGCCCCGAGTTCGGAAGTGGTGA